The following coding sequences are from one Gopherus flavomarginatus isolate rGopFla2 chromosome 23, rGopFla2.mat.asm, whole genome shotgun sequence window:
- the ATP1B2 gene encoding sodium/potassium-transporting ATPase subunit beta-2: MAIEKEKKTCGQVMAEWREAIWNPRTHQFMGRTGSSWALILFFYLVFYGFLTALFTLTMWVMLQTVDPYIPKYQDRLSVPGMMIRPKTDTLDVTFNVSNTETWDRYVKMLNDFLEPYNDSIQAATNDACRPGRYNEQPDNGVLNYPKRACQFNRTALGACSGLNDPTYYGYADGRPCILIKMNRVINFFAGANQTMNVTCAAKKEEDAQKLGEMVMYPPNGHIDLMYFPYYGKKVHVNYTQPIVAVKFLTLEANVDHYVECKINAVNIATTDERDKFAGRVAFKIRVNRD; encoded by the exons ATGGCTAtcgagaaagagaaaaaaacctgCGGGCAAGTCATGGCGGAGTGGCGAGAAGCCATCTGGAATCCGCGCACCCACCAATTTATGGGGCGCACCGGCAGCAGTTGGG ccttgatCCTGTTCTTCTACCTGGTGTTCTACGGTTTCCTCACGGCGCTTTTCACGCTCACCATGTGGGTCATGCTGCAGACGGTCGACCCCTACATCCCCAAGTACCAGGACCGCCTCTCCGTGCCCG GGATGATGATCCGCCCCAAGACAGACACCCTGGACGTGACTTTTAACGTCAGCAACACGGAGACCTGGGACCGTTACGTCAAGATGCTGAACGACTTCCTGGAGC cctacAACGACTCCATCCAGGCGGCCACCAACGATGCGTGTCGCCCGGGCCGCTACAACGAGCAGCCGGACAACGGGGTGCTGAATTACCCCAAGCGGGCCTGCCAGTTCAACCGCACAGCGCTGGGCGCCTGTTCGGGCCTCAACGACCCCACCTACTACGGCTATGCCGACGGCCGGCCTTGCATCCTCATCAAAATGAACCGG GTCATCAACTTCTTTGCAGGGGCCAATCAGACCATGAACGTCACCTGTGCCGCGAag aaaGAGGAGGATGCacagaagttgggggagatggtgaTGTACCCCCCAAATGGTCACATCGACCTCATGTATTTTCCCTACTACGGCAAGAAAGTCCAT GTGAACTACACCCAGCCCATCGTGGCCGTCAAGTTCCTAACCCTGGAGGCCAACGTGGACCACTACGTGGAGTGTAAGATCAACGCGGTGAACATCGCCACCACCGACGAGCGGGACAAATTCGCCGGCCGCGTGGCCTTCAAGATCCGGGTCAACAGGGACTAA